The sequence below is a genomic window from Gossypium hirsutum isolate 1008001.06 chromosome A11, Gossypium_hirsutum_v2.1, whole genome shotgun sequence.
ACTAACTATTAATTAATTACTTTGTCTATAAATAATTTAAGGTTAAAGGGAAATATAAGGtcctaaatttttacaaaaaaatttaattacaccCTTCGGtaaaaaagatttcaattaatccttcaaactctttaattgcaTTAATTAAATTCATTGGCCGATGTTTTTCAAATTTGACCATTACAACACCGGTATGGTTGTTAATGGTGCTAGCATGGCGCTCCATGCcaacaaaagataaaaataaattcaaaaacaatttatttaattttttactggAATGAATCTAGACAAGTAGTTGTCCAAGTTCATTACTTAGATAATCACCCATTTAGGTTAATTTTAgacttaaatgttttaaattattaaaaaaagaaaaaaaatataaaattaattttcttaaattttttttataaatttttaaaataatattaaaatttataaaaatattaaataaaattcaaaatgttcaaaaaaataattaatagaaatcATTTAAAAGTTGAATCCAAAATGAATCTGGACATAATCTAGACATCCATATGACCATATAATAAATATGTAagtaagttttaattttattaatcgaAATTgttataactttcaaatttgagtttcGATTTCGAAAcagatctcaatttcatccttctacagCCCCTACTATTCATAAGTACATAAATTTCAagtcaattttgaaatatttacactttaatccctatgttcaaaactaataattttcattttacaaattagtcattttgcATATCTAAACTTCAAATCTAACCATTTAACACCAAGAATTTCAAGAAATCATTAATGACAACTTTAGAAAACTTCAACAGTTTTAAAAAGTAACACACAAGTTAGTTAAATTAAGTTCccagatctcaaaaacataaaattacaacAAACAGACTTGAGATCACTTACCAATTGCAAGATTAAAGTTGAAAGCTTTCCAAGCCCTAGTTTTCCTTTCAATGGACGGTTGATtaagaaaatgaatgaaaatagcCTTGTTTTGCTTTTAACTTGTACTTATATACCTGGATTAATAATTACtaatcttaattaattaagttaggCTTTAATTAACTTAACATTAAGCATGATTAACTTATTTTAGTGGGAACATACATCAACATTCATTAACCATTAAAGCTAAAAGGTTCAATTGCTAAATTGGTCTAttaactaattaaaaatctataatgattaaacttttattattttttatgctttagtccttataccttagttagctatcaatttaataaaattaagggACCAAAACTCAATATACCTTTAAactagactcgtaaatattaaataatagtatttaaggTCTTGATCCTTAGAAATGGGGTTCTAAACCCACCATTTCCTACACCActaaaaaacaggttgttacatgaGCTATATATAGATGtaagaaaataatttatacacattttttaattagatatattggcattttaaaataaaactttaccggtaggattaataaaattaaaatttatttttatttatttatttataaaatatttatttatttcttatataaACTAAAaggtaataataaaattaattttttttatttcttatacatatcatatttttaaagaaaaatgttttataatatatttaaaatttattaattttgaaaaatcatattGAATGAATCTGAATAAATGTCTAGATTTATTCTTGACTTaacttttaaatggttttaactatttttttaactttttaaaattatttaatttttttatatatgttaataatattttaaaaatttataaaaaatttaaatattacttttttataatttaaaaaattatgccTGAAATTAACTATACAATTGGTATTTGGACAACTAATTGTCCAAGTTCAtttcactaaaaaaattaaacaaaatttattgatttttgtttatttttcaaaaaaaaaaattgaactgacttagttaatttttatgcTAAAATTTAGATGATTATATActttttagcccaaatttaaTTACTTCAAATTCTAATTTCAAGTTGGAAACCTCAACTTCcaaaaaaagaaattcataaaaCTTCCAAGAATAAAATGTATAAGAGAGGAATTGAAGACGAGTGCTTCCAATTTATAAGCAAGAAAAGTCGAATTTTAACCCACAAATTATATCGTCAAAAAGGATTGAACAAAACTACCCATGCAGGAGTTTcgctgaaaaaaaaaaaaaacttgtaaaaCCTTTGTCTCCAATTACATTTTAGGATCAGAGAATAGGATCCCTATGtatgtacgtgtatatatataagtagttaaaagaaaaaaagttgaaaaaactacggaaaaagttagaaaattaaaattttaacgatagtaaaaaggtaattttaatattttaatagtttatatatttataatttttaaaaaattaaattaaatttttattattttttggaggctaaaatacaattttatctttattgatttaaattttttaagattttagtaggcctaaataatttttattttttattttagaagacACATCATCTTATGAATGATTTTGTTTGAAAGAATAATCACCTACCCTAAATTCGTAaaactaatataattttttaagaaaaaaataattgatgCCATTTTCACAATTATTTAGTGTGACGTAAAAAAGGAACACACACAAATAAAAATGCTTCCAAGGTTTTCTTGTCATGCACTAGATTTACCATTTTTCAACTGGAGAAAAGAAAGGTTAAATTCTACCATTAACCTATGTGGTTTGTGAAAGTTACGAgtataatttatgtattttaatttaattatttttagttattgtattttttaaattttagaattatagTCATCGTCAAATgttaactattaaattcattaggttaaattctattatttctAGTATGATGCccaaaatatattatcatatgtgtgaTATCATATTAGCTTATTATTTCAACAATTAAGACTCTAGTTAATTAATAAACGACTGCCATTTGCGTTaagaatgaaattttaacaaCTTACAATAATCTAATCGAAGAATGTGAACCTAATCTAAAATTATACATATAGTACATGAtcaataattgaatttaactagACAAATTTAACTGTTATTATTTGGGTCAGAACTAAAATTTCCAATTAACTATCAGACTGTTTCCTACAACACACAATTCTAGCagcttcctttttctttttttaatgaaGCTTCCTCTTCGGTACTATATCCAAATTACaaataaatgtgaaaatggtgGAGCTTCATGAATTATTATTCTGCTTTTGTCACTATCCGCATGGATAGTAATCATTTAGTACATAAAACATTTAGACATTTTAGATTTCAATGTGCCAAATGCTGTTAATTAGGGACAAGTTGGTTGTCTTTTGTACCTCAACATTATTATGGTTTAGTACAGTCCTTTTTGCTGCTTCATTTCAAGTGCTTTTCGACTGCAAACCACCTtgattcacacacacacacactacAATACATTCAAACATCAATTATAGCTCTCTGCCCTGAATTCAACATTGCTCCACTAACCATAATTTTTGTCTCTTCATAGATAACTAGTTTATGGGTTTCTTGTCAATTCTTTTTTTATCTTGTAATAATATTCAAGCTATTTTGATTCTGCCATTGGATCATGCGTTATTTAATAATATTGCCTTTGTTAAATCCTCTTACAACAAATCATACAACAATATGAATCACAGTTACATGCTTCACCTGTTGTCTGGCTCAGCAATTTTGCAAAGACATGACTAATACTTCAGACCGGAGCTTTGACGATGAAATCTTAAGAAACCCGGGGAATTAACGGAATTGAAGTTTTTAGCTAAAGGGATCAGTGACTGTACGACATCGACCATTAGAGGTCGATAATCGGCTTCTGGTTGCACACACATTGCAGCAATAGCAGCCACCTGCGGAACATATATGTGCCAGATTAATACAAGTTCAGCACCAGCTATGGTTGAAACATATTGATATGCAGACTTAAACCTGAATTAGATCCTTCTTCGAATACTGTCCTTGTATAGCTGGATCAACCATATCATCTACTTTGTCTCTGTTAGTTAGCCTTGGAAGTGCCTATCAAATTATCAAAAGTTGGAACATTTACTTAAAAACGATTCTAACAGGGTTCAAGGCAAGATTATTTACTAACCCATGAAACAAGGACATGTTCTCCTGGTGGTCTCTTGATATCAAGTGGCACGCGGCCTGTTAAAAGCTGTAAAAGCACCACGCCATAGCTGTAGACATCTGATTTCGTGGTAAGTTTGCCAGTTGAAGCATATCTGCAGTGCCaaaattcatggaaaaagatTATTCTTACTTGCTAATGGTATACATTTTTTAGCTAGActtaaatattgttttttttataagatTCTGAATTATAGGCATTAAACGTAAAAGCACCCTCCAAATGGTCCAAGAGGTATAGGGTTCTTCTCTTCCCAAAACAAACTTTATTAAATACGAAAATGACAGCCGCTAAGAACCTTTGGTAGATGCCCCCCCCCCCCCATGTGCAAGTTTGAGTATAATATTGCATATTTTCAGTGGTGGCAGAGATGTATCTGATAATAAAAGAGAGATGCATGAGCATGGAACAAGATGCAACACTCACTCGGGGGCTAGATATCCGGCGGTCCGGGGAACGCGTGTCGAAATCTGACCGTTGGTCTTGTCTGAGCCCATTTTGGCCAATCCGAAATCGGACACCTTGGCTCGGAGGTGTGGGTCTAGTAATACATTGGTGCACTTAAAGTCACGGTGGATAACAGTAGGGGTAGCATGTTCATGGAGGAACTCAAGGGCTCTAGCACAATCAAGGGCTATCCTTAACCGGCTTCCCCAATCCAATGGCCTATATTCACTGCTGGGATGATGAAGATGCTGTTGCAGAGTACCATTGGGCatgaattcaaatattagaagCCTATGGTGTTGGTCAGCACAGTAGCCTAATAGCTCCACTAAGTAAGGAGAGTTCAAGCGACTTAGCAGATCCACCTGCATATACAAATATAATAATCCAACCCCATGTGTtgactttaataataataataataataacagaagAAGAATCTTAGAAGCATTTCAATGGAGTAATTAATTCACCTCCATCCTGAAAGCACGCTCCCCTTGCTTTCTGTCACGGTGAAGCCTCTTGATGGCTGCCACAGTACCATCAGCAAGGACTCCTTTGTACACCACACTAGACCCACCATTGCCAATCACATTAGCTTCACTGAAGTTATCAGTGGCAAATTCCAGCTCCTTGTAAGTAAAAACTTGCACCCCTCTGTATGCACTTGCAGGTTTACGCATACTACCTCCATATAAACAGTTCCCTTTCACATCTGCTACATTTCCAAGCATCCCAAGATCAAAGAAGAAGGAAATGAAAATCACATGAGTTTTTGAAAATGGATATAGCTACCTGGACTAGCGTTTAAGTCTATGGTAGTAGGAGCAATGAACCTGCTGCTTGTATTATGGATGCCACTATTTTCTTTACAACTGCCATGTTTCTTGACAGATTTAAGTCTACGAAGCATTACTATAATTAGAAAGATGGAGAGAATCAAGACAAGGGAGATGATGGATATGATGATTATGATGATAGAGTTCAAAGGAAGGATGGTGGTGGTGCTATGTTGATGTCTTTGAGATATATTAGAATGGAAATGGTGATCGATGTGATCATCATAACTATGGTTTTTTTGTGGCATTGCAGTAGTAGCATTAGTGTTGCTGCTATCAtccatgaaaagaaaaataaaaaggcaattgTAAACAAAAAcgggaaagaagaaaaaaaaaaagagggattGAAAAGGAAAGAGGAAGAAAGAGAGAGTATTAATGGGGGAAAGGGTAAGGATTTATTGAAGAAAGGAAAGTGTTGGGGAAGGGAGGTTTGCCTTCCTAGGAGGTCAGACTTAACTGATATGTATGGCCAAACACTAGCTCTCTCTCATCTCATTCCCCTTGTGATAATGTAATAAAAACAAGTGTTTCATGTACTTCATTCGTCCATTCTCTTGTAATCTTCTAAGGAATTGTCATTGTCATTGTATCAGAATAGGGTTGGAGtcttttgctaccatttcacatcATTGTTCCCATTATATCCATATCATTTGCTAATAATCTACCtgtattttggaaaaaaattgtgTCAAAAACAGCTTTGGACCACCCATTCATTCCTTCACTAATAAAAAGCATGGGAATAATCTACCtgtattttggaaaaaaattgtgTCAAAAACAGCTTTGGACCACCCATTCATTCCTTCACTAATAAAAAGCATGGGTATATATGAAAACTATCTCTTTGCTTTATGCTTGGGTGCTTTTTATGATAAGTTTGAAAAGAGAGGCTATGCTGGATTTTGTCACCACCAATCATATTGTGGTTTGAACCCATTTGTATGGAAAAAAATGGCCCAATCAATGGAGGAGTTGGTTATGTTGTCGCACATAGGTTTATGTATACAGCAGTGGCAGCATAGAATTCAGTGAAATGAAATACTACTGAACAACATACATGAATTCACTCTCAATCCTACATGCATTATAATTGAAGTGAAAGTTTATTATTACTGAATTGGCCATGACATATGTGTTATTGTCTGCAACAGTTTTTTGCATGTGAATTTGCAAGGATTATCATTGCTTGAGCTGCATTTTGATTGAAAAGTAGGACCAAAGCTAGACTAATGAAAACAATATATACCGCATTTGCATGATCAACCTATAAAACTCTCTTTCATATATGTCTATgacatcaaaaaaaaaatttaaacactgCAACAATTCATGTGACCACCACCGCCCTTGGTTTTTGCTATAAATACAATCAAATAGTAATCTCAATCAAACATTTGGTTATGCATCTATTTATACTCTTGTATACTTAAAaagaaatgtaacacccaaaaattaTAGGGTTAGTAATTATTAAATCATCCTGAAATTAGCATTAGTATTAGTGGTTAAGAGCTTAGGAGAATATCTAAAGAATCAAGGTTTAAGCTTTACTTTTTGCATTTTTTCCTCTTTAATTTTCAGCAACTGGGAATGAAAATCAATCTATCATAAGTACTAAATGTGGTATATAATAACTAAGAATGAGTTTGGTTCAATGGTAAGGTTTTGGCATATTCTCCCCATTGTCTTAAGTTCTAGTTATGCCAACCTTATTTTCCCCATTTTTCATACCAACTTAGCAAAACGCCATCAATTTTCGTTCTATCGAGTCAAGATCGGTAAGTATTCTTGTTTCTAATTTCGTAGAACCCTAAAATTTTAGAATAGCATCATTTTTTACAATCTTTCAAATTGATTTTGAACCTTTTTTCGAGTTTtctcgaaaattttgttaaagttcGATAAATCTTGGatgttatattaatttttgattttatcaatCGAAAGACCTATTGTAGGCGACCCATATCAGATTTGGACGTGAGGATCGTCATACGAGACACCGAAAGTCAAATGTGTgttcttttaggctttttttacTTGGataatacaaatataccaaaatggtATCCCAATCccattatttacgaaaatggtgTGGATTGAATAGTGCTGGGATGGAGGGAGATAGGGTGGCAGTACCACCATTGTTTTCCCACCCAATCATACCCCTATCATTGTCATATGatttgttttaaatatataaattttaatgttagaAGGCATAGGAAATGCGACACCTGTATTTTGTGCCTATACACGGGTGAAACTGGGTTAAAATACGGGTTGGAGGAGTGGAGGGTGTCTGACAGGCAACACCCAGGAGGAGGGTTACTGACAGTTGACACCTAGTGAAGGGTCTCTTGCAGGTGACACTTAGTGAACAAGCCTATTTAAGCAGTGTTTTCTTAATCGATTCAGAAGATAAGAAGAGAAGAGGGAAAAAATTATAGAATAAGAGAAAACAGAGAAGAATTTGTAAGGTTagtatatatgaattttattttttttacagtatatattttttgaagtaaaaaattgagaaatttaattatttttatagattagtattgaagatggataatcaatttttcatatgcatttatTTCGATGGAGTAATTTTGGAAACAACAGTTGGATGTATATTTAAATgttactaacaaatagtaatgagatttaataaaaatttctcgattgatgatataaaagaaaggattagtgcaaaaattgttagacgttgtgggagaaggaacTCTAAACTACTCTACAAATTTTCAGTTTTGACAGATCTCATCAAATTTACTGAAATGGAACTTATAGATGATAAAGACGTTGAGACAATTGCCACACTTTATTGCCAAAATCGGAGTGGCCAAATtgaattaattcatttatttgctaAGTTAGTTGATGTGGAACCAACTAAAGACTTCACTCCATTAAGTGAAGAACATAGAGTTCAAGATCAGTGTACTGTGGTTCCAAAAGCGTACGTTGATAGGCGATCGACTGTACATGAGACCGACATCGATCTTAATGCTCCACCTACAGCTGAGAACCTTAAATCGGGTCCCCATTTATAAATACATCCGGTGGTGATTGAGACCAATACGGATAGTGATGATGGATATGATAATAATGGTCCTTTTGATCATGAGGTTGAAGATTATATTGATCCCGATCTAgacaagtttatatatgatatcaaATACGAAAGCACAAATGATGATGGAAATGTTAACGTATGTTCAGGCAAGAACCCGATTCGAGGTATTGTGATACGCAATGATCCTAGGCACACATTTCGATCATAAATCCCAATGCAGCACATGCATCCTAGTTCTCAGAGTACCCCGATATACTACCTGCTCACCAATTGGTCGCAAATCCTGAACGTAACGAGTTCTTCGTGGGCTAAAAATTTGCAACCAATGAAGATCGCGTATTTGCCATAAAATGGTATATCATGAATGTGTCGGTTGACTACAAAGTTGTCGTGTCTAAACTAACATTATATATTGAAGAGTGTTGGAGGTCGATAAAAGGTTGCAATTGGCAAGTACAAGTCACATTTATCTAAAGGTCGCAAATGTGGGACATCAAAAAATTTGTTGGGCGTCACAGATGCACTTCAACAAGTATGACGCAAGATCACCGCAAACTTAATGCCAAAACTATCTACAACTGCATGCCAATGGTGAAGAACATGTCAACCAATCCCGTTTTGGTACTGATTGTCGAAATACAAGAATGATTTAAGTATCGAGTGACATGCCAAAAACCATGAATAGATAAACAGATGGCCATAGAGCAGTTGTACGGAGATTGGGATGCATTTTACAATAAGCTACAGAGTGGATAGCCGTTATGCGTGGGTACATGCTAAGGACTATCATTGAGTTACAGACACGACCATATTACGGCCTAGACGACCAACTACAACTGGGAAGAAGAATTTTCCACTGGATGTTCTAGACATTAGATCCATGCAAATGGCCTTTCCCGAATGCAAGCCACTTGTGCAAGTTTATGGGACTTGGTTATAAGGAAAATATATGTAGATCTTACTTATTGCGGTGCTCAAGATGGAAATTGAAACTTGCTTCTAATAGCATTTTCCATTGTGGAACCAGAGAACATGGAATCATTAGAATTCTTCTGGACAAACTTTTGGACGTATGTTGTTAGAGACAACAATATTTTCATCATATCTGATAGATCGAATAGGCTTATTGTCATGATTAGACCTTCCGTGGAGATCTATTTACTACATTTGGCACATCGTGACTAACTTCCACTGAGTTCCAACTATGTTTTAAATGTTCTCAATACCTCcacaaattaattcaaaaatgtAACTCGTCTTTTCAAAATACATATGCAGCATACGAAGTAGAACAACACCATTTTAGGAAAAAGCTTACCAAACTTGAGGGTGACATGCAAGGTGAAATGGATTCTCCTTTTCAAAAGTGGTTGGGTACCATGAAGTCGTGATAATTGGCTCAAAGTTTTGATTACGGAGCTCGATATCATTATATGACCATTAACCTGGCAGAGGCGGTTAACTTTCTGTTCAAGTGAACACGACATATtccaattttatatattttcttaatcGCGTTCAACAAGCTGGCAACCTTGATACCAAGAATGAGGTTGAAACAAGTCAACCGAATAGAGGAAGGACATGTGTTTGTCGAGGAGGTTAGGAAGGTAATAGATACGAACCGTCAGAGATCAAGGTCGACGAATATAGAAATATATTCTCAACAATTAAAAACATTTCAAGTAATAGAGTTCATCGGCCGCCAACCCAGTATCTCACCTAGGTCCTACAGAGTTGATCTCCAAAACAGACAATGCGATAGCGAAAAGTTCCAAACATTTTGTTACCCTTATACACACGTCATTGTAGCTTGTGTTCACGCCTAAATCAATGCTGAACAATATATCGATGAGGTGTACACTCTCGAGCGTACATTGCATATTTAGGGAAACAAGTTCCCCATCTTGCATGATTTGTGTACATGAGAAGTGCTTTTGTGGGCTTTCAAGCTTGTCCCAAAAAAAAGTGCTACGTTGGAAGTCGAAAGGTCGCCCATAAGTCACTAGGATCCGTAATGAAATGGACATGAGGGAGAAAACTAACCCTAAATTTGTGGCATGTGCAGAACAATTGGACATAACCATACTAAATGTTTGTATCAAACCTATCATATTGGACAATCGTCTCGACCGGGTGAAATATGAATTAATGTACTCCATGTTCGAACTTGTAATAAGTTTTTTTATGATTATGAtagaattttcatatttatattttggcatgaataatgttttcaaaaaaatcagaagtttgttaaaaaatcaagtcaaaagtTATGTTTTGAAACAGTAATCTTTATtgattgaataatatttaaaacattaatttactataattcaattaatacaaacatgaaaacttAAATGACAAACTACATGTAGTAAATGTGGTGTTATacacccctaaaattgatggttcgatTGTGTTGTCCTAAGGGTAAACCGTTGTGGTGCCTGGCATTAACGTTAAGGGTGCTCGCGGTGATCATTGTTTCACTTACCCCGAACATCGTTCACAGCATCCATTGACGAACCTTGGAGTGTGCCAAACATACTCGAGAAATCGTATGTCCTAAAGGTTTACCCATGAGGGATTGAGTACTGGGGTGGTAGTGGGCTGAAAATATCAAACATCATCGATGATATCAGATCCGGCTAACGTAAACTGGAACCGAGAATCTTCAAATCATATGCGTAGCTTGATGAGCCCAAAAAAAATCATCAACCCTCAAGCTCAAAGGATAAGAACTACCCCAGACTGTGAAGAAGACCACTCGAGTTTGGGCCCTGGCTTCGATTCAGGTGTAGAAGGCAAATGCGGCGGACGGTGCTAGATGTGCCATAATCGTTGCATATGTGGAGGGACTAGCATCAATCGcccattaaaaaaaaaggtttcccACATATTATGTACCAGCGTTGGTACTCCTTTGAGGGTTGTAAATCAAATGCATAATCCCTTTGAGGTCTCTGCCCCATCCGATCATTCCACAATACAAGATATTTTTCATGCTCTAATGCCCAATTATTGTCTTATTTCCCCCTTTTTGTTAATTAAGTGTACAACCCCCAAACTTCGTAGAACATTTGGAATATGTTGGACACGCTTAAACTATCGCAGTACTCAATCCCCATTGTACCACTCGACTGTTGAGAAATTCAGCAAGGGTGACCATAAGTATAAGTGGATGTGAGCAGACGAAGGAATAATAGCTGCAATGTCTGGGAAGGAATATGGCATCCAGGTGAATTACACAATTAATAACATCTTTATAGTAGCACAAgtcaaattaaacaaataaagaaattacATGTAATGAATATTACCCCCTTCCTGGCGTGTGTCTCAATCATCTGTCCGTAAATCAGAAGCGTATATGACCTCTTGATACGTGAAAAAAAACCTCATCTACGAAAAAAGTAAACTTGTTAGAACAAATTTTATTACCTATTCACAAGTGGGAAGACATGTTTGGTGAGTAACTAATGCCAATAATGGCATCTGATAAAGTTCCTAAGATTGCAGCAATACCAGGCACCCATCTAGGTCTATGGCACTACACTTTGTCATCTGACAAGGCTCGCGATACAATGCAGCTAGTACTGCTAAGCCCCATATGAACGGGCAACTTATAAATTAGATAATAAGGACAAGTATATCAAGTGGACCTTGTTGTTATTTGCATCTGGCATGAGTACACCCCCTATCATATGCATTATATATGCTCGAACGGCACACAACACCTCTCATTCAGTGGCAGTACTcgataaatactcaaaattttcctttaacCATGAATATCTTAAACTAGTAAATTTACCACCACCATCACCGAGTGAGTGTCCCAATAAGTAGTAGCAAAGGGCCGTCAGTTCAGACATTGTACTTACACCCGTGACTACACTACCGTTGATTTGGAGCCCAAGTTGCAATGCAATATCTTATAAAGTGATGATGCAATCCCTACACAGCAAATGAAATGTGTTTGTCTCCGGGAGCCACCACTCAACTAaagccaaaatcaagtcataCTTCAAATCAAACATGCAAATCATTGCAGTTGATCCGAATCTGGATGCCTCCAAGTATGGCATAATACAAGGATCCAGTAGATCGTCTACACCGTTGATTTATAAGGAGACCCCCCTCAGTATGCAATACGGACCCTAACCATATTAAATTATTGCAATAGTTAATAtatccaaattaaataaaaaaatgacgtTGATTTATAAGGAGACCCgtgaataataaataacaattttattaccACCACATTAATCGTATTTGATGTGTGATCCATTGCTGTAATCAAAGAAGCCATTTCGATATCtgcaatttcaaataaaaaatttaatcaccGTCTGAACAAATAACGAAAATGAATTTTTTaccttttgttattttttgaagaattaataatatttttacccatataaacaaattaataacAACATTATTTGGGATGcactattttttttagaaatcatcttcttcttttttaatctcgataacaattttttttatgtaacaaATATTCAACATTTTTGAACTGTAAaaatttgtaaagccaatttagtttaattaattagtattCAATCAAGTTAAcgtaatatgtataaattatttttcttataaaaaatttaaaagtattctgataatttttgtacttgaAGACAATTAACTTATAGCATATTTGGGTTTTTTTACCAcaataatccaaaaaaaaataattaaataccaaaatgggTCATCGTACAAATTTGAAGCAAAAAACTCATTTCGGTATTTATTTTTGTAGCAAACGATCCAATTCGATAATTCATTGTAGGGTGACCcattttggtatatatttattttttaattattttggtaaaatcaaataaataataaaaattaa
It includes:
- the LOC107887718 gene encoding probable serine/threonine-protein kinase PBL7 isoform X1, with the protein product MDDSSNTNATTAMPQKNHSYDDHIDHHFHSNISQRHQHSTTTILPLNSIIIIIISIISLVLILSIFLIIVMLRRLKSVKKHGSCKENSGIHNTSSRFIAPTTIDLNASPADVKGNCLYGGSMRKPASAYRGVQVFTYKELEFATDNFSEANVIGNGGSSVVYKGVLADGTVAAIKRLHRDRKQGERAFRMEVDLLSRLNSPYLVELLGYCADQHHRLLIFEFMPNGTLQQHLHHPSSEYRPLDWGSRLRIALDCARALEFLHEHATPTVIHRDFKCTNVLLDPHLRAKVSDFGLAKMGSDKTNGQISTRVPRTAGYLAPEYASTGKLTTKSDVYSYGVVLLQLLTGRVPLDIKRPPGEHVLVSWALPRLTNRDKVDDMVDPAIQGQYSKKDLIQVAAIAAMCVQPEADYRPLMVDVVQSLIPLAKNFNSVNSPGFLRFHRQSSGLKY
- the LOC107887718 gene encoding probable serine/threonine-protein kinase PBL7 isoform X2 codes for the protein MDDSSNTNATTAMPQKNHSYDDHIDHHFHSNISQRHQHSTTTILPLNSIIIIIISIISLVLILSIFLIIVMLRRLKSVKKHGSCKENSGIHNTSSRFIAPTTIDLNASPDVKGNCLYGGSMRKPASAYRGVQVFTYKELEFATDNFSEANVIGNGGSSVVYKGVLADGTVAAIKRLHRDRKQGERAFRMEVDLLSRLNSPYLVELLGYCADQHHRLLIFEFMPNGTLQQHLHHPSSEYRPLDWGSRLRIALDCARALEFLHEHATPTVIHRDFKCTNVLLDPHLRAKVSDFGLAKMGSDKTNGQISTRVPRTAGYLAPEYASTGKLTTKSDVYSYGVVLLQLLTGRVPLDIKRPPGEHVLVSWALPRLTNRDKVDDMVDPAIQGQYSKKDLIQVAAIAAMCVQPEADYRPLMVDVVQSLIPLAKNFNSVNSPGFLRFHRQSSGLKY